In the genome of Catenulispora sp. EB89, the window GCTCGGCGGGACGATGAACGATGTCGACTCCGGCGGGACCGACGGCTACAACTGGTCCTACTACGGCCTGCGGAAGCTGGCCGACGCCGCCGGGAACGGCACCATCTTCGTCGCGCCGCAAGGCAACAACAACGGCTGGGCCAACCCGGGCGGCCAGGACGTGACGTTCGTCGACGACATGCTCAACCAGTTCCAGTCGGGGCTCTGCATCGACACCGGGCAGATCTTCTCCGCCGGCTTCAGCTACGGGGCCGCGATGACCTACGAGCTGGCGTGTTCGCGGCCGACGGTGTTCCGTGCGGTCGCCGTCTACTCCGGCGCGAACCTGAGTGGATGCGACGGCGGTACGCAGCCGGTGGCCTACGTCGGCCTGCACGGCATCCGGGACAACGTGCTGCCGATCGCGGACGGCCGGGCGCTGCGTGACACTTTCGTGCGCAACAATCAGTGCACGCCGCAGAATCCGCCGGAGCCTGCGTACGGCAGTCTGACGCACATCGTCACCGCGTACTCCGGATGTAAGCCCGGGTATCCGGTGGTGTGGGCCGCGTTCGACGGAGCCGGGCACGATCCCGGGCCCATCGACGGCAGTACCGGCGACGGCTGGCATACCTGGACCTCGGGCGTGGTCTGGAACTTCTTCACCCAGTTCCAGTCCGGACCGCCGCCGACCTCGTCGAGCAGCACGCCGAGCACCACCCCGAGCACCACTCCGTCCAGCAACCCGTCCAGCAACCCGTCCAGCAACCCGTCCAGCAACCCGTCCAGCAACCCGTCCAGCAACCCGCCGCCGCCCGGCGCGTGCAGTGCCACCTACCAGACGACCAACTCCTGGCCGGGAGGCTTCCAGGGACAGGTCACGGTGACCGCCGGCAGCGCGGCGATCAGCGACTGGACGGTCCGCTGGACGCTCGCCAACGGCCAGACCATCTCCCAGGTCTGGAGCGGCACGCTCACCACGAGCGGTTCGTCCGTGTCGGTCGCCAACGCCGCCTACAACGGCGCGCTCCAACCGTCCGCGTCGACGTCTTTCGGCTTCCTGGCCGACGGCATGCCGTCCACCCCGACGTTGACCTGCACCAGTCCGTGAGCCGCCGCGACTGACGCGGAACAGCACCGCTTCCATCACCGCCACCGGCATCGGACGGCCACCTGTCCGATGCCGGTGTTACCGGTCGTCCTGCTAGGCTGGCGTTCCGCAAAGCGGTTGAACGTTCATCAACTTTCCCCCGGTTCATCTCCCTGAGAGGCTTCCTCGCGAAGATGGTCTTCGACGACGCGTCGGCGGAGTTCCACGACTTCTTCGAGCGCCACTACGCGGAGCTGAGCCGGCTGGCCTTCCTGCTGACCGGCGAGTCGGAGGGCGCGGACGACCTCGCCGCGGACGCCATGCTCGCGCTGTGGCACCGGTGGGACCGGCTGCGCGCGGCGGACCATCCGGTCGCCTACGCGCGCGGCGTCGTGGCGAACCTGGCGCGCAACCGCACCCGCCGCGCCATCCGCGAACGCAGCCGCATCCGGCTGCTCTGGGCCGGCCGGACCGAGCGGGTCGAGGAACCGGACGTCGCCGGCGGCGTGGACGTCCGCGCCGCGCTGGCACGGCTGCCCTTCCGCAAGCGTTCCTGCGTGGTCCTGCGGCATGCTTTCGATCTGTCGGAGAAGGAGACCGCGGAAGCGCTCGGGATATCGGTCGGTACGGTGAAGAGCCAGACGTCGAAGGGTATGGCCGAGCTCCGCCGGCTGCTCGGCGTCCAGGCGGCCGGAGATCTGGCGGAAGGGGGATTCAGTGGACGACACTCGCAAGCATCTGCGCCAGGCCGCTGAGGCCCACCAGCCGGACCGGGAGGCGATGCTGGCCCGGATCGAGCAGGGCATGGCCGCCGGACCGCACGCCGATCGGGCCGAGCGGGCGGATCGGGCCCGGCTGTACCGGCGGCGCCGGCAGGCCTCGTGGCTCAAGGTGGCGCTCGTCGGGTTCGCCGGCGTCGGCGTGCTCGGCCTCGGCGGTCTCGCCCTGGCGGCCGGCGTGCGCCAGGCTGCCCCCGAGCACCCGCCGCCGGTGACCGTGACGCCGACCGCCCCGGCCACCACGCAGCCCCACGCCTCGGCCACGACGCAGCCGCCGACGTCCCCCGAGCCGTCCACGCCGCACCGCTCGTCCCCGCCGAGCGTCGACGGACTGAACGGACTGATCACGGCGCGCGCGAGCGTCGACGCGCACAGCACCGTCTACTGGTCCCAGAACGACCTGACCCTCGACGTCGCCCAACCGCTGAGCGCGCTGACCGTGGAACTGCGGATCGCACAGACCGGCGGCGTGCAGAGCACCGGGGACTGGCGGACGGCGCCGCCGGAGGACTTCACGGTCACCGTGACGCCCTCCGACGGCTACCTGGTCTACCGCTGGACCCTCAAGCCCGGCCACACGATCCCGGCGGCGCGGGAGATCTTCGCCGCGCAGTTCAACCACGCGACCGGCAAGCGTGACGCGAGCAGGGACACCTTCCTCATCGACGCGACCGCGGGCGGCCGGACCGGAGAGATCCGCGGGGGCTTCGCAGACAGCAACTGAAAGCTCCAGCGACCGGAAGGGCTCGGATTCACAGCACGT includes:
- a CDS encoding cellulose binding domain-containing protein, with the protein product MRKRRAAFGPAALAVLVVALLSALVTYGSFSAAAASSPGAALAAPAAASAGCGKTPTLASGTHTIQSSGQTRSYILRLPTGYDSGHPYRLVFGFHWLGGTMNDVDSGGTDGYNWSYYGLRKLADAAGNGTIFVAPQGNNNGWANPGGQDVTFVDDMLNQFQSGLCIDTGQIFSAGFSYGAAMTYELACSRPTVFRAVAVYSGANLSGCDGGTQPVAYVGLHGIRDNVLPIADGRALRDTFVRNNQCTPQNPPEPAYGSLTHIVTAYSGCKPGYPVVWAAFDGAGHDPGPIDGSTGDGWHTWTSGVVWNFFTQFQSGPPPTSSSSTPSTTPSTTPSSNPSSNPSSNPSSNPSSNPSSNPPPPGACSATYQTTNSWPGGFQGQVTVTAGSAAISDWTVRWTLANGQTISQVWSGTLTTSGSSVSVANAAYNGALQPSASTSFGFLADGMPSTPTLTCTSP
- a CDS encoding SigE family RNA polymerase sigma factor, which codes for MVFDDASAEFHDFFERHYAELSRLAFLLTGESEGADDLAADAMLALWHRWDRLRAADHPVAYARGVVANLARNRTRRAIRERSRIRLLWAGRTERVEEPDVAGGVDVRAALARLPFRKRSCVVLRHAFDLSEKETAEALGISVGTVKSQTSKGMAELRRLLGVQAAGDLAEGGFSGRHSQASAPGR